A portion of the Nomia melanderi isolate GNS246 chromosome 2, iyNomMela1, whole genome shotgun sequence genome contains these proteins:
- the Usp12-46 gene encoding ubiquitin-specific protease 12/46 isoform X1, with translation MGANISQLERDIGSDQFPPNEHYFGLVNFGNTCYSNSVLQALYFCRPFREKVLEYKARNKRTKETLLTCLADLFYSIATQKKKVGSIAPKKFIARLRKEKEEFDNYMQQDAHEFLNFLINHINENILAERSQSKPPGGKCGAGDAGSPSEPTWVHEIFQGILTSETRCLNCETVSSKDEDFFDLQVDVDQNTSITHCLRCFSNTETLCSDNKFKCDHCSSYQEAQKRMRVKKLPMILALHLKRFKYVEQYNRYIKVSHRVVFPLELRLFNTSDDAVNPDRLYDLVAVVIHCGSGPNRGHYISIVKSHGFWLLFDDDMVDKIDASTIEDFYGLTSDIQKSSETGYILFYQSRDCS, from the exons atg gGTGCAAATATATCACAATTAGAGAGAGATATTGGCTCTGATCAATTTCCACCTAATGAGCATTATTTTGGTTTAGTCAAT TTTGGAAATACCTGTTACAGTAATTCTGTATTACAAGCATTATATTTTTGTCGGCCATTTAGAGAAAAAGTTCTTGAATATAAAGCTAGAAATAAGCGAACAAAGGAAACATTATTAACATGTTTAGCAGATTTGTTTTACAGTATTGCAACGCAAAAAAAGAAAGTGGGGTCTATAGCTCCCAAAAAGTTTATTGCCAGGTTAAGGAAAGAGAAAG AGGAATTTGATAATTATATGCAACAAGATGCGCATGAGTTTCTGAATTTCTTGATAAATcacataaatgaaaatattttag CAGAGAGAAGTCAGAGTAAACCGCCTGGGGGAAAGTGTGGAGCAGGAGATGCAGGTTCACCATCAGAACCTACATGGGTTCACGAAATATTTCAAGGAATCCTGACATCAGAAACACGCTGCCTTAATTGTGAGACTGTATCAAGCAAAGATGAGGACTTTTTTGACCTACAAGTTGACGTAGATCAAAATACTTCAATCACTCACTGCCTCAGATGTTTCTCTAATACTGAAACCCTTTGTAGTGATAACAAGTTTAAGTGTGATCACTGTAGCAGTTATCAAGAAGCACag AAACGAATGAGAGTGAAAAAATTACCCATGATATTGGCATTGCATTTGAAGAGATTTAAATATGTGGAACAATATAATCGTTACATCAAAGTTTCTCACAGGGTAGTTTTTCCTTTAGAACTACGGCTCTTTAATACC AGTGATGATGCGGTGAACCCAGATCGATTATATGATTTAGTCGCAGTTGTGATACATTGCGGAAGTGGGCCTAATCGAGGACACTATATTTCAATAGTTAAAAGTCATGGGTTTTGGTTGCTTTTTGATGATGATATGGTTGAT aaaattgatgCATCTACCATAGAAGACTTTTATGGACTTACATCAGATATTCAGAAGAGTTCTGAAACTGGTTATATCCTATTCTACCAATCGAGAGATTGCAgttag
- the Usp12-46 gene encoding ubiquitin-specific protease 12/46 isoform X2, whose protein sequence is MGANISQLERDIGSDQFPPNEHYFGLVNFGNTCYSNSVLQALYFCRPFREKVLEYKARNKRTKETLLTCLADLFYSIATQKKKVGSIAPKKFIARLRKEKEEFDNYMQQDAHEFLNFLINHINENILERSQSKPPGGKCGAGDAGSPSEPTWVHEIFQGILTSETRCLNCETVSSKDEDFFDLQVDVDQNTSITHCLRCFSNTETLCSDNKFKCDHCSSYQEAQKRMRVKKLPMILALHLKRFKYVEQYNRYIKVSHRVVFPLELRLFNTSDDAVNPDRLYDLVAVVIHCGSGPNRGHYISIVKSHGFWLLFDDDMVDKIDASTIEDFYGLTSDIQKSSETGYILFYQSRDCS, encoded by the exons atg gGTGCAAATATATCACAATTAGAGAGAGATATTGGCTCTGATCAATTTCCACCTAATGAGCATTATTTTGGTTTAGTCAAT TTTGGAAATACCTGTTACAGTAATTCTGTATTACAAGCATTATATTTTTGTCGGCCATTTAGAGAAAAAGTTCTTGAATATAAAGCTAGAAATAAGCGAACAAAGGAAACATTATTAACATGTTTAGCAGATTTGTTTTACAGTATTGCAACGCAAAAAAAGAAAGTGGGGTCTATAGCTCCCAAAAAGTTTATTGCCAGGTTAAGGAAAGAGAAAG AGGAATTTGATAATTATATGCAACAAGATGCGCATGAGTTTCTGAATTTCTTGATAAATcacataaatgaaaatattttag AGAGAAGTCAGAGTAAACCGCCTGGGGGAAAGTGTGGAGCAGGAGATGCAGGTTCACCATCAGAACCTACATGGGTTCACGAAATATTTCAAGGAATCCTGACATCAGAAACACGCTGCCTTAATTGTGAGACTGTATCAAGCAAAGATGAGGACTTTTTTGACCTACAAGTTGACGTAGATCAAAATACTTCAATCACTCACTGCCTCAGATGTTTCTCTAATACTGAAACCCTTTGTAGTGATAACAAGTTTAAGTGTGATCACTGTAGCAGTTATCAAGAAGCACag AAACGAATGAGAGTGAAAAAATTACCCATGATATTGGCATTGCATTTGAAGAGATTTAAATATGTGGAACAATATAATCGTTACATCAAAGTTTCTCACAGGGTAGTTTTTCCTTTAGAACTACGGCTCTTTAATACC AGTGATGATGCGGTGAACCCAGATCGATTATATGATTTAGTCGCAGTTGTGATACATTGCGGAAGTGGGCCTAATCGAGGACACTATATTTCAATAGTTAAAAGTCATGGGTTTTGGTTGCTTTTTGATGATGATATGGTTGAT aaaattgatgCATCTACCATAGAAGACTTTTATGGACTTACATCAGATATTCAGAAGAGTTCTGAAACTGGTTATATCCTATTCTACCAATCGAGAGATTGCAgttag
- the RpL21 gene encoding ribosomal protein L21, translated as MTNSKGYRRGTRDLFSRKFRKHGTIPLSTYMKVYKVGDIVDIKGNGAVQKGMPYKVYHGKTGRVFNVTPHALGVIVNKRVRGRIIAKRINVRIEHLTHSKCREDFLKRVKENERLRKEAKEKKIKVQLKRQPAEPMRAHIVSGREEPVLLAPIPYEFIA; from the coding sequence ATGACGAATTCGAAAGGTTATCGTCGTGGAACGAGAGATTTGTTTTCTCGAAAGTTCCGTAAACATGGGACAATTCCGTTATCCAcgtatatgaaagtatataaagtcGGTGACATTGTTGATATTAAAGGCAATGGAGCTGTTCAAAAGGGAATGCCCTACAAAGTTTATCATGGAAAAACTGGACGTGTATTTAATGTAACTCCTCACGCTCTTGgtgttattgtaaataaaagagtACGTGGACGTATCATAGCCAAGAGGATTAATGTTCGCATTGAACATTTGACTCACTCCAAATGCAGAGAAGATTTTCTGAAACGTGTAAAGGAAAATGAGAGGCTCAGAAAGGAAGCTAAGGAGAAGAAAATCAAAGTTCAATTGAAAAGACAACCTGCTGAACCAATGCGAGCACATATAGTGTCAGGACGCGAAGAACCTGTTCTACTCGCTCCTATTCCATATGAATTTATTGcttaa
- the Prosalpha6 gene encoding proteasome alpha6 subunit: protein MFRNQYDSDVTVWSPQGRLHQVEYAMEAVKLGSATVGLKNKTHAVLIALKRASSELSAHQKKIIPIDKHMGISISGLTADARMLSRYMRTECLNYKYSHDDVLPVSRLMTSLGNKLQTSTQRYDRRPYGVGLVIGGYDDQGPHIYQTCPSSNYFDCKAMAIGARSQSARTYLEKHLNEFMSCDLDELVKHGLRALRDTLPNEVDLSIKNVSIAVVGKNTDFTVFDEDTTSTYLSQIEDDKRGRPTEPDAEQDSRPPQPPPSDEGPQDPQVAVAMDTD, encoded by the exons Atg ttCCGTAATCAGTACGACAGCGATGTAACTGTATGGAGTCCACAAGGACGTTTACACCAAGTTGAATATGCAATGGAGGCTGTAAAATTGGGATCAGCCACTGTTGGACTTAAAAATAAAACGCATGCTGTTCTTATTGCATTGAAACGAGCTTCTTCTGAACTTTCAGCTCATCAGAAGAAAATTATTCCTATAGACAAACACATGGGAATTTCTATTTCAGGTTTAACTGCTGATGCGAGAATGTTAag tcgATATATGCGAACTGAATgtttaaactataaatattctcATGATGATGTTTTACCTGTAAGTCGGTTAATGACATCATtaggaaataaattacaaactaGTACTCAAAGATACGATAGAAGACCATACGGTGTTGGTTTAGTAATAGGTGGATATGAT GATCAAGGACCTCATATTTATCAAACTTGTCCTTCATCAAATTATTTTGATTGCAAAGCAATGGCTATTGGAGCACGTTCTCAAAGTGCTAGAACATATttagaaaaacatttaaatgaattcatGTCATGTGATCTTGATGAACTTGTAAAGCATGGTCTTCGTGCTTTAAGAGATACATTGCCTAATGAAGTTGATTTAtcaattaaa aatgTCTCCATTGCCGTAGTCGGAAAGAATACAGATTTTACAGTATTTGACGAAGATACGACCTCTACCTATCTATCTCAAATTGAAGACGACAAACGTGGAAGACCTACCGAACCAGATGCGGAACAGGATTCAAGACCTCCACAACCACCACCATCCGATGAAGGTCCACAAGATCCTCAAGTTGCAGTTGCAATGGATACAGattaa
- the Las gene encoding lipoyl synthase, mitochondrial isoform X1, whose product MFPLFRNLNRTKVSFICNFHSANVQCMKEKTFSQKLEDGPNLEHFINGTFKEYNGKLKLEKGDTSRLRLPPWVKTEIPMGSNYNRIKSQLRKLKLSTVCEEARCPNIGECWGGDKHGTATATIMLMGDTCTRGCRFCSVKTSRTPLPLDPEEPANTAIAITEWGLDYVVLTSVDRDDLSDGGAGHIAKTVKELKKRSNILVECLVPDFRGNENCIATIVDSNLDVFAHNIETVERLTPFVRDRRAQYRQSLKVLETAKKQNPELITKSSIMLGLGETDEEIEQTMKDLRNVHVGAVTLGQYMQPTKKHLKVIEYVTPEKFKKWENVGNEMGFLYTASGPLVRSSYRAGEFFLTNILKKQRNKNIKKQ is encoded by the exons ATGTTTCCTCTATTTCGTAATTTAAATCGAACAAAAGTatcatttatttgtaatttccaTTCTGCA AATGTCCAATGTAtgaaagaaaaaacattttctcaGAAACTAGAAGATGGTCCTAATTTGGAACACTTTATTAATGGTACATTTAAAGAatataatggaaaattaaagTTAGAGAAAGGAGACACTTCTCGTTTAAGGCTGCCACCATGGGTTAAAACAGAAATACCAATGGGTTCaaattacaatagaataaagtcacaactgagaaaattaaaattaagcaCAGTATGCGAAGAAGCACGATGTCCTAATATAGGAGAATGTTGGGGAGGTGACAAACATGGTACAGCAACAGCCACTATCATg ttaatgGGCGATACATGTACTCGTGGTTGTCGTTTCTGTTCTGTAAAAACCTCTCGTACACCATTGCCATTAGATCCAGAAGAACCAGCGAATACAGCAATTGCAATAACAGAATGGGGTTTGGATTATGTTGTACTTACATCGGTTGATAGAGATG ACTTAAGTGACGGTGGAGCAGGTCACATTGCAAAAACGGTGAAAGAGCTGAAAAAAag gaGTAACATTTTAGTAGAATGTTTGGTACCAGATTTTAGAGGGAACGAAAACTGTATCGCAACAATTGTAGATTCTAATCTCGACGTTTTTGCTCATAACATTGAAACTGTTGAACGTTTAACACCGTTTGTTAGAGATAGGCGAGCTCAATACCG ACAGTCATTGAAAGTATTGGAAACAGCAAAAAAGCAAAATCcagaattaattacaaaatcatcaATAATGTTGGGATTAGGTGAAACGGATGAAGAAATCGAACAAACTATGAAGGACTTAAGAAATGTTCATGTGGGTGCTGTAACTCTTGGACAATACATGCAACCCACGAAAAAGCATTTAAAAGTCATTGAATATGTTACACCAGAAAAGTTCAAAAAATGGGAAAATGTAGGAAATGAAATGGGATTCTTGTATACTGCAAGTGGTCCATTAGTACGATCATCTTACAGAGCTGGAGAATTCTTtttaacaaacattttaaaaaaacaaaggaataaaaatattaaaaagcaaTAA
- the Las gene encoding lipoyl synthase, mitochondrial isoform X2 has translation MKEKTFSQKLEDGPNLEHFINGTFKEYNGKLKLEKGDTSRLRLPPWVKTEIPMGSNYNRIKSQLRKLKLSTVCEEARCPNIGECWGGDKHGTATATIMLMGDTCTRGCRFCSVKTSRTPLPLDPEEPANTAIAITEWGLDYVVLTSVDRDDLSDGGAGHIAKTVKELKKRSNILVECLVPDFRGNENCIATIVDSNLDVFAHNIETVERLTPFVRDRRAQYRQSLKVLETAKKQNPELITKSSIMLGLGETDEEIEQTMKDLRNVHVGAVTLGQYMQPTKKHLKVIEYVTPEKFKKWENVGNEMGFLYTASGPLVRSSYRAGEFFLTNILKKQRNKNIKKQ, from the exons AtgaaagaaaaaacattttctcaGAAACTAGAAGATGGTCCTAATTTGGAACACTTTATTAATGGTACATTTAAAGAatataatggaaaattaaagTTAGAGAAAGGAGACACTTCTCGTTTAAGGCTGCCACCATGGGTTAAAACAGAAATACCAATGGGTTCaaattacaatagaataaagtcacaactgagaaaattaaaattaagcaCAGTATGCGAAGAAGCACGATGTCCTAATATAGGAGAATGTTGGGGAGGTGACAAACATGGTACAGCAACAGCCACTATCATg ttaatgGGCGATACATGTACTCGTGGTTGTCGTTTCTGTTCTGTAAAAACCTCTCGTACACCATTGCCATTAGATCCAGAAGAACCAGCGAATACAGCAATTGCAATAACAGAATGGGGTTTGGATTATGTTGTACTTACATCGGTTGATAGAGATG ACTTAAGTGACGGTGGAGCAGGTCACATTGCAAAAACGGTGAAAGAGCTGAAAAAAag gaGTAACATTTTAGTAGAATGTTTGGTACCAGATTTTAGAGGGAACGAAAACTGTATCGCAACAATTGTAGATTCTAATCTCGACGTTTTTGCTCATAACATTGAAACTGTTGAACGTTTAACACCGTTTGTTAGAGATAGGCGAGCTCAATACCG ACAGTCATTGAAAGTATTGGAAACAGCAAAAAAGCAAAATCcagaattaattacaaaatcatcaATAATGTTGGGATTAGGTGAAACGGATGAAGAAATCGAACAAACTATGAAGGACTTAAGAAATGTTCATGTGGGTGCTGTAACTCTTGGACAATACATGCAACCCACGAAAAAGCATTTAAAAGTCATTGAATATGTTACACCAGAAAAGTTCAAAAAATGGGAAAATGTAGGAAATGAAATGGGATTCTTGTATACTGCAAGTGGTCCATTAGTACGATCATCTTACAGAGCTGGAGAATTCTTtttaacaaacattttaaaaaaacaaaggaataaaaatattaaaaagcaaTAA
- the LOC116431140 gene encoding sterol regulatory element-binding protein 1: MADPEGWSSTQDNDFSNFQSNDSFNLNEVTGIDDLLTNCESELLKNGNLFNDDALLSQLDEPLGMDTEGLDFLNFNATEEFKDFKEFQDFKDPNIIKSLSNGNVMLTSPVTESAQQISCITQQQSQQQKPQQQLQQQQPQLQDVTSVPSRPQRISVTPAPTVFSSQYAIPQNVNFSVQSPVVTIAPVTQQRQLLLPAKLIKSESVVYSRGAQAVTSTSVPHQIHTLVNTANGTVLTTGIPVVLDTDKVQINRLNTSAHVGVPRVKEVKRSAHNAIERRYRTSINDKIIELKNIIVGEDAKLNKSAILRKTIDYIRFLQNSNAKLKAENMALKMAAQRQNLRDLLVCGELTPPRSDSSEPSLSPAPAPLSPPSPSSIKDDPDALQNIHSTSVLTNTGIRDHTRLTLCGVMFLFLVFNPLGFVFNNVGRLKSDYINTKLDGRTILNYQDQSEFENPIWSNVFLWLTNIILLIGGVCRLLLYGDPILSPDSKVFLELHRWRRQAEFNISKNESSQACRDLHQCLQYFGRPYPASRTEAWLATTWQIIRQLLHKLMIGKWILCTHKWFSEKTTRQQAEMSAMEIAIIYQHMLCLRLTEGSKSGTLYLALSAVNYAEAAGETMPKSLLAEIYINAALCFKQSLFPFIHKYYLGKARILLSSCEVPSKLKWIMSEEGVRFLILQKWQYGDQSDNEFTSQNSKADPLSYASRAYRDYLIGHCLRILTGTAGDAHLSSILEYGQSIMASAGVDAGFLCTDKVTVTHCEDEIGLWWGAVLYVAACWRLREDDSQAWSIVESKFPYEKNYQLCNNSNGVSPLPYIVLNALQAAKATTKSASMRIIDQAGILLEQCLVYYNCKQQSSQNVLLTQLWICDWLLEMRTTLWQELDNDLERPSINISLGGFQRDLACLRQLCQHIPSTLARVFLYEATARIMAGATPVKTQILLDRSLHHKNSRSSIICGKDRSQEQYSGEREYAVALCLACRHLPALLLASPGERAGMLAEAAKTLERVGDRKRLQECYKLMRQLGPAISVN; this comes from the exons ATGGCAGATCCCGAGGGATGGTCCTCAACACAAGACAACGACTTTTCTAATTTTCAGTCAAATGACAGCTTCAATTTAAATGAAGTAACTGGTATCGATG ATCTCCTTACAAATTGTGAGAGTGAACtattaaaaaatggaaacttATTTAACGATGACGCATTATTATCACAATTGGATGAACCTCTGGGCATGGATACTGAGGGCttagatttcttaaattttaacgCTACCGAGGAATTTaaagatttcaaagaatttcagGATTTTAAAGatccaaatattattaaatctttaTCAAATGGAAATGTAATGTTAACATCACCAGTGACAGAAAGTGCACAACAGATTTCTTGTATAACTCAACAACAATCACAACAACAAAAACCACAGCAGCAGTTGCAACAACAACAGCCACAATTACAAGATGTAACATCTGTACCAAGTAGACCTCAAAGGATATCTGTAACACCAGCACCTACAGTATTTAGTTCACAATACGCTATTCCACAAAATGTAAACTTCAGTGTTCAATCACCTGTTGTAACAATAGCACCAGTTACACAACAGAGGCAGCTCCTTTTACCAGCGAAACTCATAAAGTCAGAATCAGTTGTCTATTCCAGAGGAGCACAAGCTGTTACTTCAACATCTGTGCCACATCAAATACATACATTAGTAAATACTGCCAATGGAACAGTTCTAACTACTG gtATTCCTGTTGTATTGGACACAGACAAAGTACAGATTAACCGTCTGAATACAAGTGCACACGTAGGTGTACCAAGGGTAAAAGAAGTCAAGCGCAGTGCCCACAATGCTATTGAACGTCGTTACAGAACATcgattaatgataaaattatagaattgaaaaatattattgtaggTGAGGATGCCAAGTTAAATAAGTCAGCTATCTTGAGAAAGACTATTGATTATATAAG atttctaCAGAATTCTAATGCAAAACTGAAAGCAGAAAATATGGCTTTAAAAATGGCTGCACAGAGGCAAAATTTGCGCGATTTATTAGTGTGTGGTGAATTAACACCACCCAGGTCAGATTCAAGCGAACCGTCTCTGTCTCCTGCACCAGCGCCATTATCTCCACCATCTCCATCATCTATTAAAGATGACCCAGATGCGttacaaaatattcattcaaCATCTGTTTTGACAAATACAGGAATACGAGATCATACAAGGCTTACACTTTGTGGTGTCATGTTCCTCTTTTTAGTATTCAATCCTTTAGgttttgttttcaataatgTTGGAAGATTGAAATCCgattatataaatactaaaCTAGATGGCCGTACGATTCTTAATTATCAAG ACCAGTCTGAATTTGAAAATCCAATTTGGAGTAATGTATTCCTGtggttaacaaatattatacttttaattgGTGGAGTTTGTAGACTACTACTTTATGGTGATCCAATATTATCACCTGATAGTAAAGTGTTCCTTGAACTTCATCGATGGAGACGGCAAGCGGAATTTAATATATCTAAAAATGAATCCAGTCAAGCGTGCCGTGATTTGCATCAATGCTTACAGTACTTTGGTCGTCCATATCCAGCATCGCGTACAGAAGCTTGGCTTGCCACTACTTGGCAAATCATAAGACAACTTCTTCATAAATTAATGATTGGAAAGTGGATCTTATGTACTCATAAATGGTTTTCTGAAAAAACCACTCGACAACAAGCAGAAATGTCTGCTATGGAAATAGCTATTATTTATCAACACATGCTTTGTTTGCGACTGACAGAAGGATCAAAAAGTGGAACATTGTATCTTGCCTTATCTGCAGTAAATTATGCCGAAGCTGCTGGTGAAACTATGCCAAAATCATTGTTAgctgaaatatatattaatgcCGCGCTTTGCTTTAAACAGTCACTCTTTCCATTTATTCACAAATACTATTTGGGTAAGGCGCgcatattattatcatcatgtGAGGTTCCATCAAAATTAAAATGGATTATGAGCGAAGAAGGAGTGAGATTTTTAATACTTCAAAAATGGCAGTACGGAGATCAGTCAGATAATGAATTTACATCTCAAAATAGCAAAGCTGATCCGCTATCATATGCATCGCGTGCATATAGAGATTATTTAATTGGTCACTGTTTACGTATTTTAACCGGTACGGCTGGAGACGCTCATTTATCTTCAATTTTGGAATATGGACAAAGTATCATGGCTTCTGCTGGAGTCGATGCTGGTTTTTTGTGTACTGATAAAGTCACTGTTACAC attgtGAAGATGAAATTGGTTTATGGTGGGGAGCAGTTCTTTACGTAGCAGCATGTTGGAGATTGAGAGAGGATGATTCACAAGCTTGGAGCATTGTTGAGAGCAAATTTCCTTACGAAAAGAATTACCAACtctgtaataatagtaatggtgTTAGTCCATTGCCGTACATCGTATTGAATGCTTTGCAAGCAGCAAAAGCTACAACTAAATCGGCTTCCATGCGTATAATTGATCAAGCAGGAATATTACTTGAACAGTGTTtggtttattataattgtaaacaaCAGTCATCACAAAATGTTTTg CTTACTCAATTATGGATTTGTGATTGGTTACTTGAGATGCGAACTACACTTTGGCAAGAGTTGGACAATGATTTGGAAAGGCCAAGCATAAACATTTCTTTGGGAGGTTTTCAGCGTGATTTAGCTTGTTTGAGGCAACTGTGTCAACATATTCCA TCTACATTAGCACGTGTATTCCTTTACGAAGCTACAGCGCGTATAATGGCAGGAGCAACACCAGTGAAAACTCAAATACTATTAGATCGCAGTTTGCATCACAAAAATTCTCGTTCTTCAATTATTTGTGGTAAAGATCGATCACAAGAACAATATAGTGGAGAAAGGGAATATGCAGTAGCTTTGTGCTTAGCATGCCGACATTTACCTGCATTGTTGTTAGCTTCTCCTGGAGAACGTGCTGGTATGCTTGCGGAAGCTGCTAAAACTCTTGAAAGAGTGGGTGATAGAAAAAGGCTTCAGGAATGTTACAAATTAATGCGACAATTGGGGCCTGCTATTTCTGTTAATTGa
- the LOC143176927 gene encoding nuclear receptor 2C2-associated protein isoform X1 → MTCLLTQNKFECRVSSVLNKNNRSYGKKHMFDNCPETCWNSDAGTPQWIIINFEQECNVSSFEIEFQGGFVGKNCQIEIVNQNIEYLESFFPEDKNTTQRFNLKESKKAKTFKFIFNESSDLFGRIIIYKLSMYS, encoded by the exons aTGACTTGCTTGCTAACACAAAACAAATTTGAATGTCG GGTCagttcagtattaaataaaaataatcgttCATATGGCAAGAAACATATGTTTGATAATTGTCCAGAAACTTGTTGGAATTCTGATGcg gGAACTCCACAatggataattattaattttgaacaAGAGTGCAATGTAAGttcttttgaaattgaatttcaaggTGGATTTGTTGGTAAAAATTGTCAAATAGAAATTGTTaatcaaaatattgaatatttggaatCATTTTTTCCAGAAGACAAAAATACAACGCAAaggtttaatttaaaagaatcaaAAAAAGCAAAAAccttcaaatttatatttaatgaaagttCAGATTTATTTGGTAgaataatcatatataaattatctatgtattcatag
- the LOC143176927 gene encoding nuclear receptor 2C2-associated protein isoform X2 encodes MTCLLTQNKFECRVSSVLNKNNRSYGKKHMFDNCPETCWNSDAGTPQWIIINFEQECNKTKIQRKGLI; translated from the exons aTGACTTGCTTGCTAACACAAAACAAATTTGAATGTCG GGTCagttcagtattaaataaaaataatcgttCATATGGCAAGAAACATATGTTTGATAATTGTCCAGAAACTTGTTGGAATTCTGATGcg gGAACTCCACAatggataattattaattttgaacaAGAGTGCAAT AAGACAAAAATACAACGCAAaggtttaatttaa